A genomic stretch from Sebaldella sp. S0638 includes:
- a CDS encoding 5-deoxy-glucuronate isomerase: MINYLDGLQKGENVLTKVGEKHNDMLMDISVFNVTKGEDKKFFSENKETAVLLLTGKIELSWEGKNAVLERGCMFDENPVCLHVPKGVAVEMKVLEDSEVLVQKTENNGTFDSKLYSKDDTKSEIFGDGVWGGTARRVVRTVFDYNNAPYSNMVLGEVINYPGKWSSYPPHHHPQPEVYFYKFNKPQGFGLCLVGEEAYKIKNNSFLTIDGGQVHPQTTAPGYAMFYCWMIRHFDGNPWTERIDEEEHKWLLEKDVKIWPEK; the protein is encoded by the coding sequence ATGATAAATTATTTAGACGGGTTACAAAAAGGGGAAAATGTACTTACTAAAGTTGGGGAAAAGCATAATGACATGCTTATGGATATAAGTGTTTTCAATGTAACAAAAGGTGAAGATAAGAAATTTTTCAGTGAAAACAAAGAAACAGCGGTTCTTCTTCTTACAGGAAAGATAGAGCTTTCGTGGGAAGGAAAAAATGCTGTGCTTGAAAGAGGATGCATGTTTGATGAAAATCCTGTATGTCTTCATGTACCAAAGGGTGTGGCTGTGGAAATGAAAGTTTTGGAAGACAGTGAGGTTCTGGTGCAGAAAACTGAAAATAACGGAACTTTTGATTCGAAACTGTACAGCAAAGACGACACTAAGAGCGAGATTTTCGGCGACGGTGTATGGGGAGGTACTGCAAGAAGAGTAGTAAGAACTGTATTTGACTATAATAATGCGCCGTATTCCAATATGGTTTTAGGAGAAGTAATAAATTATCCGGGAAAATGGTCAAGCTATCCGCCGCATCATCACCCGCAGCCTGAAGTTTATTTTTATAAATTTAATAAGCCGCAGGGATTCGGGCTGTGTCTTGTAGGAGAAGAAGCTTATAAAATAAAAAATAACAGTTTTCTTACAATAGACGGCGGTCAGGTGCATCCACAGACGACAGCACCGGGTTATGCCATGTTTTACTGCTGGATGATAAGACATTTTGACGGGAATCCGTGGACTGAAAGAATAGATGAAGAAGAGCATAAGTGGCTTTTGGAAAAGGATGTAAAAATCTGGCCTGAAAAATAA